The Comamonas piscis region CCGGAACAGATGCTGCCGCTGCTCTTTGGCGTCAGCACCAAGCCAGCGGCTGCCGCCAACGAGGCCACCGCATCGCGCAGCGCTGCAGCCGCCGCCAAGCCATCGGCGACAGCCGGCCCGGCCCAGCCCCAGGAGTTGGCCTCATGACGGCCCGCTCCCTCCACGACCTGCCCCAGGTGCTGCAAAATCTGGAACGCGCACCTGCGCCCGGCACACCTGGACCCGGTCGCAATCAACGCCGTATCGTGCTGGCAGCCTTGGGCGCGCTGGTGCTGGTGGGCTTGTTCTACCCCGTGGAGAACGTGGTGGTTGCGACAGGTCAGGTGATTCCTTCGGACCGCGTGCAGACCGTGCAGCATCTGGAAGGCGGCATCGTCACCAGCGTCCATGTCAAGGAAGGCCAGGAAGTGCACAAGGGCGAGCCGCTGCTGGAGATTGACCTGGGCGGCAGCAGCCTGAACCTGGAACAGCTCACGGCCCGCAATGGCACGGCGCAAGCCAGCCGCACCCGCCTGACGGCCGAGAGCCAGGGCCTGGCGCTCAAGGCTTCTGATTTCCCTGCGGAGCTGGAGAGCAAGATTGTGCGCGCCGAGATGGGTGCCTTCACCTCGCGGGCGCTGGAATACCAGGGCAGCCTCGCATCCAGCCAGGCCATGCTGCTGCAAGCCCGGGGCGATGTGGCCCAAAGCCAGGCCCGTATCGATGGCCTGCGCAACAGCCTGGCACTGCATGAGCAAGAAGCCGGCATTGCGCAGCAGCTGGCAGCCGAGCAGCTGATTGGCCAACTGGAAGTGCTGGACAAGCAGCGCGCCCTGACCCTCGTGCGCACCGATCTGGCGGCCGCCGTGCAAAGCCTGGTCAGCAACCGCGCCAAGGTCGAGCAGGCCCAGGCCAAGATTTTGGAAACCCAGGGCGGGTTCCGCCGCCGCGCCTCCGAAGAGCTGGCCCAGACCGAGCGCGAACTGCTCAGCCTGAGCGAGGACTTGTCTCGCGCCCGCAACCAGCGCAGCCGCACCGTCGTGCTGGCCCCGACCGATGGTGTCGTCAAAGGCTTGCGCAGCTCGGGCGCCGGCTGGGTGGTCAAGCCCGGCGAGGCGATCTTGGAAGTGGTACCTGACAAAGACGAGGTCATCGTTGAAGCGCGCCTGAACCCGGCCGACCGGGGCTATGTGCGCGCGGGCCAGGAGACCAAGGCCAAGGTCAGCGCCTATGACTACCTGCGCTATGGCTTTGTGCCTGGCAAGGTGACCCTGGTATCGGCCGATGCCGACCATGATCCGAATGTGCCCGATTCGCCCTCGTATTTCCGCATCCAGGCCAGCCTGAGCCAACCCTGGGTCGGCCGCAAGGACAACCGCATCACCACCGGCATGCAGGCCGAGCTCGATCTGCTGCTGGGCCGCGAACCCTTTATCTGGTACCTGCTGCGCCCCGTGCTGCATATCCAGAGCGAAGCTTTCCGGGAGCCTTGAGCCATGCGCCTCTTTGCCCCACTGCCCCTCTACGGTCTGCCGACCGGCCAAGCTGCCAACGCGCCCGCCACCTACCTGGCCGCCCAGCCCCGGCTGGCCTGCGCTGGCCGCGCCGAGCCGCATGGCGCTGGCGTGTGGGGCATTGTTTGTGCGCTCACCATGGCCTTGTCCAGCGGTGATCTGCAGGCGCAGGGGTTCTCCGACGGCAGCGTGCCCACGCAAGGCTCCAACCAGGCCGATGCCACACCGGTGCTGGAGATGCCGGTCCGCGTGCAGATGGCCGAGCCTGCTATCGAAAGCAGCGAGAGCGCAGCAGACATTGCCAGCAGCGCCGCACCTGAGGCAACTGCAGCCCTGCCAGCGCCCCCGCAAGCCGCAGCCGTCGTAGCTGCCAGCACCGGCCCGTCTGCCCCATTGCAGATGGCACCCAAACTGTTGCCCAGCACCTTGGCCGGTAACTCGTCGCAGCAGCAGCTGCTGACCGCGCTCTACACCATGCTCAGCGAGCACCCCGATGTGCGCAAGGCGCGCGCTGCGGTGGAATCGGCGGGCTATGACACCCACACGGCAGAGGGCGCACGCTGGCCGACCTTCAAACTCGGTACCTCGGCTGGCAATGCGGCCCTGCCCCAGGGCGGGCGCCGCAGTTCGTACACGGCGGTGAATGCCGAGGTACGCATGAACCTGCTCGACGGCGGCGCCATCAGCGCCGGCATCGATTCGGCCCAGGCCATGGAAGCCGCGCAGGGCAGCGCCCTCTACACCACCCGCCAGAATGTGCTGCTCGAAGCGCTGTCGGCCTTGCTGGAGCTGCACCGCTTCCAGACCAAGGCACGCATTGCCTCCGAGTCGGCCGAGATCATCGGCCAACTGGCCCGCGTGGAAGAACGCCGCGCCGAACTGGGCGCCGTGGGCCGCAATGATCTGCGCCAGGCCGCCTCGCGCCGCGCCAGCGCGCTGGCTCAGCAGAACGCACTGGAAGCCCAGCGTATCGATGCGCAAGCCCGCTTTACCCGCTACTTCAACTACATCCCCAGCCTCTCCTGGCTGCCCGAGCCCCAAGTGCCCAGCTTCTGGGTGCCGACCAACGAGCAGGCCGCTCTGCTGGCGGCAGAAGCGCAAAGCGCCGAGCTGCGCGAGATCGGCCACCTGATCGCGCGTGCCGAGGCCGAGGTCGACCGCAGCAAGGCCCAGCGCTGGCCCACGGTCGCCGCCGTCGTTTCGCACACCCGCGACCCCAAGAGCGTCCTCTACACCGAAGGCACGCGCTATGGCGTGGAGCTGAACTGGAACTTTGGCAATGGCTTTGAGCTGCGCGACCGCATCCTCAAGGCCATCACCGAGCTGCAGGCCCAGCAGGCCCAGCAAGAGGCCGTGCGCCGCCAGGTACAGGAGGCCGCGTCCTCCGCCTGGGGCCGCTGGCAAGCGGGCCGCGCCCGCGAGAGCCAGCTGCGCGATGCCGTGCGCGAAGCCAGCGCCGCCTTTGATGGCTACCGCCGCCTGATGGAAGTGGGCCGGGGCAACCTCTCGCAGGTGCTCGATGCCCAGCTGGATGTGCAGCGCCTGATGCTGGACGCCGCCGACGCCATGTATGACCAGCGCATCAACGAACTGCGCCTGACCCGCACCACCGGCCAGTTGCTGCCCCGCGACTTGCCCGAGCACTGGCTGGACCAGCTCTTTGCCCAGCGCTCTGCGAATGCCCCCGCGCCTGCCACCGCGCAGCGCCCCTTTGCCGGCCCTGGCTCC contains the following coding sequences:
- a CDS encoding HlyD family type I secretion periplasmic adaptor subunit, with the translated sequence MTARSLHDLPQVLQNLERAPAPGTPGPGRNQRRIVLAALGALVLVGLFYPVENVVVATGQVIPSDRVQTVQHLEGGIVTSVHVKEGQEVHKGEPLLEIDLGGSSLNLEQLTARNGTAQASRTRLTAESQGLALKASDFPAELESKIVRAEMGAFTSRALEYQGSLASSQAMLLQARGDVAQSQARIDGLRNSLALHEQEAGIAQQLAAEQLIGQLEVLDKQRALTLVRTDLAAAVQSLVSNRAKVEQAQAKILETQGGFRRRASEELAQTERELLSLSEDLSRARNQRSRTVVLAPTDGVVKGLRSSGAGWVVKPGEAILEVVPDKDEVIVEARLNPADRGYVRAGQETKAKVSAYDYLRYGFVPGKVTLVSADADHDPNVPDSPSYFRIQASLSQPWVGRKDNRITTGMQAELDLLLGREPFIWYLLRPVLHIQSEAFREP
- a CDS encoding TolC family protein, yielding MRLFAPLPLYGLPTGQAANAPATYLAAQPRLACAGRAEPHGAGVWGIVCALTMALSSGDLQAQGFSDGSVPTQGSNQADATPVLEMPVRVQMAEPAIESSESAADIASSAAPEATAALPAPPQAAAVVAASTGPSAPLQMAPKLLPSTLAGNSSQQQLLTALYTMLSEHPDVRKARAAVESAGYDTHTAEGARWPTFKLGTSAGNAALPQGGRRSSYTAVNAEVRMNLLDGGAISAGIDSAQAMEAAQGSALYTTRQNVLLEALSALLELHRFQTKARIASESAEIIGQLARVEERRAELGAVGRNDLRQAASRRASALAQQNALEAQRIDAQARFTRYFNYIPSLSWLPEPQVPSFWVPTNEQAALLAAEAQSAELREIGHLIARAEAEVDRSKAQRWPTVAAVVSHTRDPKSVLYTEGTRYGVELNWNFGNGFELRDRILKAITELQAQQAQQEAVRRQVQEAASSAWGRWQAGRARESQLRDAVREASAAFDGYRRLMEVGRGNLSQVLDAQLDVQRLMLDAADAMYDQRINELRLTRTTGQLLPRDLPEHWLDQLFAQRSANAPAPATAQRPFAGPGSTPLASSRAAPARPGTPYTSPPVLTAQHLPLRLDHRWDTQLLSQPQGPGAPRALRW